In Deinococcus aquiradiocola, the sequence GGTGAGCGACACCGTCATCACGCGCCGGTCCCGCAGGTCGCGCTCGCGGCCCACCAGCCCGTCCCGCTCCAGATTGTCGATCACCATCGTCAGGTTCCCGCTCGACCGCAGGATCTTGTCGGCCAGCTGCCGCTGACTGAGCGGCCCCAGATGATGCAGGGCCTCCAGCACCCCGAACTGACTGATCGTGAGACTGTGGGCCGCCAGATGCCTGTTGGCCCTGTTTTCCATCGCGTGCGCCGCACGCCAGACCTTGATGTAGGCGTCCAGCGCCGCCCGTTCCTCGGCAGAGCCGCTGTACCGTGTCGACATATGCTGTTCATCTTAAAGACTTCATTGTGAAAGACAAGATGAAGACGCCTGCCTCCCCACCAGCCGCGCCTGTCCAACCCTGCTGACGTTCCGCCGCACCTCACGGGCGTAAAGTGTCCCCATGACGCAAACTCCCGAACCCCAGACGGCAGGCCAGCACGAAGCTCAGTCCGACATCGGCGTGGTCGGCCTCGCCGTGATGGGCGAGAACCTCATCCTGAACATGGCCAGCAAGGGCTTCACCGTCTCCGCCTTCAACCGCACCGTCAGCAAGGTCACGGACTTCGTGGAAGGCCGCGCCAGAGGCCAGAGCATCGTCGGCGCCTACGACCTCCCCGAACTCGTCTCGCAGCTCAAGAAGCCCCGCAAGGTCATGCTGATGGTCAAGGCCGGACCCGCCGTCGACAGCTTCATCGAGGCGCTCGTCCCGCTCCTCGAACCCGGCGACATCATCATCGACGGCGGCAACACCCACTTCCCCGACACCGTGCGCCGTGAGGCCGCCCTGCGCGAGAAGGGCCTGCTGTTCATCGGAACCGGCGTGTCCGGCGGCGAGGAAGGCGCCCTCACCGGCCCCAGCATCATGCCCGGCGGCAGTGCCGAAGCGTGGCCGGCCGTGAAACCCATCTTCCAGGGCATCGCCGCCAAGGTCGCGGACGGCACCCCCTGCTGCGACTGGGTCGGCGAGGGCGGCGCGGGCCACTTCGTCAAGATGGTCCACAACGGCATCGAGTACGCCGACATGCAGATGATCGCCGAGAGCTACAGCCTCCTGCACGGCACGCTCGGCCTCACGCCCCCCGAGATCGGGCACATCTTCGAGGACTGGAACAAGGGCGAGCTGAACAGCTACCTCATCGAGATCACCGCCGACATCCTCAGCAAACAGGACGACGAGACCGGCCAGCCGCTCGTGGACCTCATCCTCGACACCGCCGGGCAGAAAGGCACCGGCAAGTGGACCTCCACCACCGCGCTCGACGTCGGCTCTCCCGCCGCCACCATCACCGAAGCCGTGTACGCCCGCGCCATCAGCGCCCTCAAGGAAGAACGCGTGGCCGCCAGCAAGGTCCTGAACGGACCCGCCACGCAGCCCACCCCGAATAAAGAGGAATTCGTCGAACAGGTCCGCAAGGCCCTGTACGCCTCCAAGATCGCCGCGTACGCCCAGGGCTTCCAGCTCATGAAGCTCGCCGCGGCCGAGAACGGCTGGACGCTCGACTTCGGCAGCATCGCCATGATGTGGCGCGGCGGCTGCATCATCCGCGCCGCGTTCCTCGACGACATCAAGGCCGCGTACGACGCGCAGGCTGACCTGGGCAACCTGCTCCTCGCCCCGTATTTCGCGGGCATCATGGACAGCCACCAGGCCGCGTGGCGTCAGGTCGTCGCGACCGCCGTCCTGGGCGGCGTGTGGGTGCCCGCCTTCAGCAGCGCCCTCGCGTACTACGACGGGTACCGCAGCGAGCGCCTGCCCGCCAACATCCTGCAGGCGCAGCGCGACTACTTCGGCGCGCACACCTACGAACGCACCGACCGCCCGCGCGGCGAGTTCTTCCACACCAACTGGACCGGGCGCGGCGGCACCACCGCCAGCAGCACCTACAACGCCTGATCGCCACGTTGCCGTAACACCATCCAGAGCGAGCGCCCCCGGACCTGAATCCGGGGGCGCTCGCCTGTTCACTGCCGGGCCTGACTGTCCTGCACGGCCCCTGGTCTGTTCACTTCTTCGGCTGCCACTTCTTCCGGCCGCTGCCGGTGGCGTCAGTCCCTTCCGGGGGCTGCGGGGCCGTGGGGACCGCCGGGATCACCTCCTGCGGCGCGGCCTGGGCCTCGGGCGGCGCGCTGCTGGACGTGACCTGGGGTTCGGCGGGCGCGGTGGGAAGCGTGGTCTTCCCTGCCCACCTGGGCCGCCCGGTCGCTCCGGTGGCGGCGGGTTGGGGGGGCAGCCCGGCCTGCGCCTCGGCCGCTCCCGCCTGAGGCTGAGCCGTCTCGGCCTGCATCGCCGGGACGGGTGCGGGCGTCACGGGGGCGTCCGGCGTGGCGGGCGCAGCGGTCCTGGGGGTCCACTTGCGGCGCTCTCCGGCCGGGACTTCGGACGGACCGGCGGTGCTGGCGACCACCTCGGGCGGCGTCACCGGGGCCACGTCCGGGGTGGCGACCGGGGCCGGGGCGGCACTGACCGGCTGGGCATCGGCGGCAGGCGCGGCCGCCTTCGCTCCGCCCCACTTGGGACGGGCTGCTGCTGCCGGCTCAGCGGCAGGCGCAGGCACCACGTCCGCCTGGGCGGCTCCCGCTGCGGCCGGTGCGGCCTCGGCCTGAGGGGCGGGGGCAGCGGAAGCGGCCTTCGCGCCCCACTTCGGGCGGGCGGGCGCGGCGTCCGGTGTGCCGGTGACGGCCGCGCTGGCAGGAGCGGGGCCGGC encodes:
- a CDS encoding MarR family winged helix-turn-helix transcriptional regulator; this encodes MSTRYSGSAEERAALDAYIKVWRAAHAMENRANRHLAAHSLTISQFGVLEALHHLGPLSQRQLADKILRSSGNLTMVIDNLERDGLVGRERDLRDRRVMTVSLTEKGKELIGMLMPRHVQNVLGVFSALTQEELTQLAALSKKLGLSLQAEG
- the gnd gene encoding decarboxylating NADP(+)-dependent phosphogluconate dehydrogenase encodes the protein MTQTPEPQTAGQHEAQSDIGVVGLAVMGENLILNMASKGFTVSAFNRTVSKVTDFVEGRARGQSIVGAYDLPELVSQLKKPRKVMLMVKAGPAVDSFIEALVPLLEPGDIIIDGGNTHFPDTVRREAALREKGLLFIGTGVSGGEEGALTGPSIMPGGSAEAWPAVKPIFQGIAAKVADGTPCCDWVGEGGAGHFVKMVHNGIEYADMQMIAESYSLLHGTLGLTPPEIGHIFEDWNKGELNSYLIEITADILSKQDDETGQPLVDLILDTAGQKGTGKWTSTTALDVGSPAATITEAVYARAISALKEERVAASKVLNGPATQPTPNKEEFVEQVRKALYASKIAAYAQGFQLMKLAAAENGWTLDFGSIAMMWRGGCIIRAAFLDDIKAAYDAQADLGNLLLAPYFAGIMDSHQAAWRQVVATAVLGGVWVPAFSSALAYYDGYRSERLPANILQAQRDYFGAHTYERTDRPRGEFFHTNWTGRGGTTASSTYNA